The following are from one region of the Actinoplanes sp. L3-i22 genome:
- a CDS encoding dihydrofolate reductase family protein, which yields MGKVVLNASVSVDGFIAAENDDPGPIFEWLVSGDVPLDDSGVLKVSQASFDYVRPYWDEVGVTISGRHAFDITDGWDGTPPSGIDHVVVVSHRGAPEGWDLQAPFHFVDGIEAAVAKAQELAGDRTVEFAAGDVGGQALAAGWVDEVRMDVAPVVLGSGKRYFGSFDAQHLLDGPDVVVQGDRVLHLRYRVRR from the coding sequence GTGGGGAAAGTGGTCCTGAACGCGTCGGTCTCGGTGGATGGTTTCATCGCGGCCGAGAACGACGATCCCGGTCCGATCTTCGAGTGGCTGGTCAGCGGTGACGTGCCGCTGGACGACAGCGGCGTGCTGAAGGTGTCGCAGGCTTCGTTCGACTACGTCCGGCCGTACTGGGACGAGGTCGGGGTGACCATTTCCGGCCGTCACGCCTTCGACATCACCGACGGCTGGGACGGGACGCCGCCGAGTGGGATCGACCATGTGGTCGTGGTGAGTCACCGTGGTGCGCCGGAGGGCTGGGATCTCCAGGCGCCGTTCCACTTCGTCGACGGCATCGAGGCGGCCGTGGCCAAGGCGCAGGAGCTCGCGGGCGACCGCACCGTCGAGTTCGCGGCCGGCGACGTCGGCGGCCAGGCGCTCGCCGCGGGTTGGGTCGACGAGGTACGCATGGACGTGGCACCCGTCGTGCTCGGGTCCGGTAAGCGTTACTTCGGCTCCTTCGACGCGCAGCACCTGCTGGACGGCCCAGACGTAGTTGTTCAGGGCGACCGGGTGCTTCATCTGCGCTATCGGGTGCGCCGTTGA
- a CDS encoding ricin-type beta-trefoil lectin domain protein yields MFILVAAGLSAGGGQAALAAITGNTITGPGAKCVDVSGDDTGVNGTAIQLWDCQTASVDQHWSWSGTALTTIGRCLDVTSAGTANGTVLQLWDCNGTGAQQWAQQADGSLKNPASGRCMDSPSGATANGTRLQIWDCNGSGAQKFAVGTTPTNPGTCPTYSDTPDFGANVHIYDHSMSDAAIQSSLDSVFNATKDTQSAQFGTRRDALVFKPSTTPYNVGANIGFNTSILGLGQNPDDVRINGAVTVDAFNASDAGNATQNFWRSAENMSINTNGGTNRWAVAQAAPYRRMHVIGGLNLYPASYGWASGGYISDTKVDGTAESASQQQWYTKDSTLGAWSGSNWNMVFSGTNGAPATNFNTDPASGPRYTTLATTPVSRDVPYLYLDSAGKYRVFLPSLRTNATGPSWAGGSTPGTSLPMSNFFVAKPTDSAATINTALANGCNLFFTPGIYHVNQTLHVTKANTVVLGIGYPTIVPDNGVNAMDVADVDGVRLKGLLFDAGTTNSDTLLKVGLAKTGVAHAANPTTVQDVFFRIGGMVAGKATNSLVVNTNNTIIDHTWAWRADHGAGIGWTVNTADNGLTVNGDNVLATGLFVEHYQKNEVVWNGANGKIVFFQNEMPYDPPNQAAWMNGTTNGYPAIKVASGVTAFEAWGLGSYCFFNVNNAVASARAFEVPAVAGVKFHDMAVVSLGGVGTISHIINNTGAAANASYNNSYLVNFP; encoded by the coding sequence GTGTTCATACTTGTGGCGGCCGGGCTCAGCGCCGGCGGCGGCCAGGCCGCGCTCGCCGCGATCACCGGTAACACCATCACCGGTCCCGGCGCGAAATGTGTCGACGTCAGCGGCGACGACACCGGCGTCAACGGCACCGCGATCCAGCTCTGGGACTGCCAGACCGCCAGCGTCGACCAGCACTGGAGCTGGAGCGGAACGGCACTGACCACGATCGGCCGCTGCCTGGACGTGACCAGCGCCGGCACCGCCAACGGCACCGTCCTGCAGCTGTGGGACTGCAACGGCACCGGCGCACAGCAGTGGGCCCAGCAGGCCGACGGAAGCCTGAAGAACCCGGCCTCCGGCCGCTGCATGGACTCCCCGAGCGGCGCCACCGCCAACGGCACCCGCCTGCAGATCTGGGACTGCAACGGCAGCGGCGCGCAGAAGTTCGCGGTCGGCACCACGCCGACCAACCCCGGCACCTGCCCGACCTACTCGGACACCCCGGACTTCGGCGCGAACGTGCACATCTACGACCACTCGATGTCGGACGCGGCGATCCAGTCCTCGCTGGACAGCGTGTTCAACGCGACCAAGGACACGCAGTCGGCGCAGTTCGGCACCCGCCGTGACGCGCTGGTCTTCAAGCCGAGCACCACGCCCTACAACGTCGGCGCGAACATCGGCTTCAACACCTCGATCCTGGGTCTGGGGCAGAACCCGGATGACGTACGGATCAACGGGGCGGTCACGGTCGACGCGTTCAACGCCAGCGACGCCGGCAACGCGACCCAGAACTTCTGGCGCTCCGCCGAGAACATGTCGATCAACACGAACGGTGGCACGAACCGCTGGGCGGTCGCGCAGGCCGCGCCGTACCGTCGCATGCATGTGATCGGGGGTCTCAACCTCTACCCGGCGAGCTACGGCTGGGCCAGCGGCGGCTACATCTCCGACACGAAGGTCGACGGGACCGCGGAGTCCGCGTCCCAGCAGCAGTGGTACACCAAGGACAGCACGCTCGGCGCGTGGAGCGGCTCGAACTGGAACATGGTGTTCTCCGGGACGAACGGCGCCCCGGCGACGAACTTCAACACCGACCCGGCCAGTGGGCCCCGCTACACGACGCTCGCCACCACGCCGGTCTCGCGTGACGTGCCCTACCTGTACCTCGACTCGGCCGGCAAGTACCGGGTCTTCCTGCCCTCGCTGCGCACCAACGCCACCGGGCCGAGCTGGGCCGGCGGCAGCACGCCGGGCACCTCGCTGCCGATGAGCAACTTCTTCGTCGCCAAGCCCACCGACTCGGCCGCGACGATCAACACGGCGCTGGCCAACGGCTGCAACCTGTTCTTCACGCCGGGCATCTACCACGTCAACCAGACCCTGCACGTGACCAAGGCGAACACCGTCGTGCTCGGCATCGGCTACCCGACGATCGTCCCGGACAACGGGGTGAACGCGATGGACGTGGCCGACGTCGACGGCGTACGGCTGAAAGGTCTGCTCTTCGACGCCGGCACCACGAACAGCGACACGCTGCTCAAGGTCGGCCTGGCCAAGACCGGGGTGGCACACGCGGCCAACCCGACCACGGTGCAGGACGTGTTCTTCCGGATCGGCGGCATGGTCGCCGGCAAGGCCACCAACAGCCTGGTCGTGAACACCAACAACACGATCATCGACCACACCTGGGCGTGGCGCGCCGACCACGGCGCCGGCATCGGCTGGACGGTGAACACCGCGGACAACGGCCTGACCGTCAACGGTGACAACGTGCTCGCCACCGGGCTGTTCGTCGAGCACTACCAGAAGAACGAGGTCGTCTGGAACGGCGCCAACGGCAAGATCGTTTTCTTCCAGAACGAGATGCCGTACGACCCGCCGAACCAGGCCGCCTGGATGAACGGCACCACCAACGGCTACCCGGCGATCAAGGTGGCCAGTGGCGTCACGGCCTTCGAGGCGTGGGGGCTCGGCAGCTACTGCTTCTTCAACGTGAACAACGCGGTGGCCTCGGCGCGGGCGTTCGAGGTGCCCGCGGTGGCCGGCGTGAAGTTCCACGACATGGCGGTGGTCTCACTGGGCGGCGTCGGCACCATCTCGCACATCATCAACAACACCGGAGCGGCCGCGAACGCTAGCTACAACAACTCCTATCTGGTCAACTTCCCTTAG
- a CDS encoding TetR/AcrR family transcriptional regulator → MARPSPDPQVVAPRQARSRATMERIVAATEELLAGKPFEQITIAEISARSGSAPTAIYARFSDKGALLLEVHDRFKQRVTGTIDTTFGSAERRDWPIDRFVATAVGELVDLYRANRHLLRSVLLADNPVMYSRAADLTRAVSEALARRVHPVPDAVERDLDFAVRAALALVQQELLFGDQPPARFPVGAGELTTRVTALILAAVPDR, encoded by the coding sequence ATGGCCCGACCGTCGCCCGACCCGCAGGTGGTCGCTCCCCGCCAGGCGCGCAGCCGGGCGACCATGGAACGGATCGTGGCGGCCACCGAGGAGCTGCTGGCCGGCAAGCCGTTCGAGCAGATCACCATCGCCGAGATCTCGGCCCGGTCCGGCAGCGCACCGACCGCGATCTACGCGCGGTTCTCCGACAAGGGCGCGCTCCTGCTCGAGGTGCATGATCGTTTCAAGCAGCGGGTGACCGGCACGATCGACACCACGTTCGGCTCGGCCGAGCGGCGGGACTGGCCGATCGACCGGTTCGTCGCCACCGCCGTCGGCGAGCTCGTCGACCTCTACCGGGCCAACCGTCACCTGCTGCGCAGCGTCCTGCTCGCCGACAACCCGGTGATGTATTCCAGGGCCGCCGACCTGACCCGGGCCGTGTCCGAGGCGCTGGCCCGGCGGGTGCACCCGGTGCCCGACGCGGTCGAGCGGGATCTGGACTTCGCCGTGCGCGCCGCCCTCGCGCTGGTGCAGCAGGAGCTGCTCTTCGGCGACCAGCCACCGGCGCGTTTTCCGGTCGGCGCGGGGGAGCTGACCACCCGCGTCACCGCACTGATCCTGGCGGCCGTCCCCGACCGATGA
- a CDS encoding NAD(P)-dependent oxidoreductase, with amino-acid sequence MKLVVLGATGRTGLLLVRQALAAGHRVTAYVRGRGDLPEHPDLTVVTGTLTDAGALAAAFAGADAVVSCLGPANSPTLPFTRQTLMTDTLPVVADAMRTAGVDRLVVLSALGVGDSARRTSPLARFAYATFTRTVYADKATAEGPLIASELDWTLVYPGVLTDGPAKTPAEVRDLAEVDAVPGLPRVTRGEVARVLLGAATTGTWSRRIVTVV; translated from the coding sequence ATGAAACTCGTCGTTCTGGGCGCCACCGGCCGTACCGGGCTGCTGCTGGTCCGGCAGGCCCTGGCGGCCGGGCACCGGGTCACCGCGTACGTCCGCGGCCGCGGTGACCTGCCGGAGCACCCGGACCTCACGGTGGTCACCGGCACGCTGACCGACGCCGGCGCCCTGGCCGCGGCGTTCGCCGGCGCGGACGCGGTGGTCAGCTGCCTCGGCCCGGCGAACTCGCCGACCCTGCCGTTCACCCGGCAGACGCTGATGACCGACACCCTGCCGGTGGTCGCCGACGCCATGCGCACGGCCGGCGTCGACCGGCTCGTCGTGCTCTCCGCGCTCGGCGTCGGCGACTCCGCCCGCCGGACCAGCCCGCTCGCCCGGTTCGCCTACGCCACCTTCACCCGGACCGTGTATGCCGACAAGGCCACCGCCGAGGGTCCGCTGATCGCCTCCGAGCTGGACTGGACGCTGGTCTATCCGGGGGTGCTGACCGACGGCCCGGCGAAGACCCCGGCCGAGGTGCGCGACCTGGCCGAGGTCGACGCCGTTCCCGGCCTGCCCCGGGTGACCCGCGGCGAGGTGGCCCGGGTGCTGCTCGGCGCGGCCACCACCGGCACGTGGTCCCGCAGGATCGTCACCGTGGTCTGA
- a CDS encoding PAS domain-containing sensor histidine kinase: MTGLPDPSRSGYADAVDFQALFESAPDLYLVLDPGLRIVAASDAYLSATMTRREQVMGRGIFEVFPDNPDDPDATGTANLRASLERVLDLRTPDTMAVQKYDVERPAEAGGGFEVRYWSPRNNPVLDADGQLIYILHEARDVTEFVAMQEHGERETDELRERTQHMQAEILRRSQELHEANQALRAADDAKNGFLSRVSHELRTPLNAILGFSELLTLGEIDDEHRTWAGLIHNAGRHLLALLDDVLDITRIEGGHLALTIVPVPVGPLLTEVLDLVRPIADAVAVQLTPLSPIPLEWCAAADRQRLRQVLMNLLSNAIKYNHPGGTVTVTVQARPAQRLRIAVADTGRGIAAESLGVLFTPFERLDAAKAGFEGTGLGLSLSRHLVTSMYGRIDVTSTHGEGSTFGVDLPSIAPPDDEPGPGAAIGLPAAARDARPIRVLYIEDVADNVRLVTDILAHRPSVTLTSATHAAPGLDLAREQHPDLILLDLHLPDLPGEEVLARLRSDPATGDIPIVVLSADATDHSRIRLREAGATAYLTKPVAVRDLLAAVDSVLRAGTPARER, encoded by the coding sequence GTGACCGGTTTGCCGGATCCATCCCGCTCGGGGTACGCCGACGCGGTCGACTTCCAGGCGTTGTTCGAGTCGGCCCCCGATCTCTACCTGGTCCTGGATCCGGGCCTGCGGATCGTGGCGGCCAGCGACGCCTACCTGAGCGCCACCATGACCCGGCGCGAGCAGGTGATGGGTCGTGGCATCTTCGAGGTGTTCCCCGACAATCCGGACGACCCGGACGCGACCGGCACCGCGAACCTGCGCGCCTCCCTGGAGCGGGTGCTGGATCTGCGGACGCCGGACACGATGGCGGTGCAGAAGTACGACGTTGAACGCCCGGCGGAGGCCGGTGGCGGGTTCGAGGTTCGCTACTGGAGTCCGCGCAACAACCCGGTCCTCGACGCCGACGGGCAGCTGATCTACATCCTGCACGAGGCCCGGGACGTCACCGAGTTCGTCGCGATGCAGGAGCACGGCGAGCGGGAGACCGACGAGCTCCGTGAACGTACCCAGCACATGCAGGCCGAGATCCTGCGCCGCTCCCAGGAGTTGCACGAGGCCAACCAGGCGCTGCGGGCCGCCGACGACGCCAAGAACGGCTTCCTGTCCCGGGTCAGCCACGAGTTGCGGACCCCGCTCAACGCGATCCTGGGCTTCAGCGAACTGCTCACGCTCGGCGAGATCGACGACGAGCACCGCACCTGGGCCGGCCTGATCCACAACGCCGGGCGGCACCTGCTCGCCCTGCTCGACGACGTCCTGGACATCACCCGGATCGAGGGCGGCCACCTGGCGCTGACGATCGTGCCGGTGCCGGTCGGCCCGCTGCTCACCGAGGTCCTCGACCTGGTCCGGCCGATCGCCGACGCGGTGGCCGTGCAGCTGACCCCGCTGTCGCCGATCCCGCTCGAGTGGTGTGCCGCCGCCGACCGGCAACGGCTGCGGCAGGTGCTGATGAATCTGCTGTCCAACGCGATCAAGTACAACCACCCGGGCGGCACGGTGACGGTCACCGTGCAAGCCCGGCCGGCGCAGCGTCTGCGGATCGCGGTCGCCGACACCGGGCGTGGCATCGCCGCCGAATCCCTGGGTGTCCTGTTCACCCCGTTCGAGCGCCTCGATGCCGCGAAGGCCGGTTTCGAGGGCACCGGGCTGGGCCTGTCCCTGTCCCGGCATCTGGTCACCAGCATGTACGGCCGCATCGACGTGACCAGCACGCACGGCGAGGGCAGCACGTTCGGAGTGGACCTGCCGAGCATCGCGCCCCCGGACGACGAGCCGGGCCCGGGCGCGGCCATCGGCCTGCCCGCCGCCGCGCGCGACGCCCGCCCGATCCGGGTGCTCTACATCGAGGACGTGGCCGACAACGTGCGCCTGGTGACGGACATCCTCGCCCATCGCCCGTCCGTCACGCTCACCTCCGCGACGCACGCGGCGCCCGGCCTCGACCTGGCCCGCGAGCAGCATCCGGACCTGATCCTGCTCGACCTGCACCTGCCCGACCTGCCCGGCGAGGAGGTGCTCGCCCGGCTCCGGAGCGACCCGGCCACCGGCGACATCCCGATCGTGGTGCTCAGCGCCGACGCCACCGACCACAGCCGGATCCGGCTCCGGGAGGCCGGGGCCACCGCCTACCTCACCAAACCGGTCGCCGTCCGGGACCTGCTCGCCGCCGTCGACAGTGTCCTGCGGGCCGGCACACCCGCCCGGGAGCGTTGA
- a CDS encoding ABC transporter permease codes for MSRYLVRRTAILIGSLFLAAVALFVLLRMLPGSPANALLPVGATAEQIEAARRQLGTDGPWLSQFLDWLGGVATLDLGHSLISTLPVGPEISARLPVTVPLTLTAFVLAVLIAVPAGVLAATRADRWYGPVLNAIAQLGIAVPAFWLGLLLITVFALNLRVLPAGGFPPDGWADFGTAVESLVLPVVTVALVMSASLIRYVRAATLDVLGADYLRTARALGATAREAFWRHGLRNAAVPVIAVLAMELATTFLGAVVVESVFALPGLGSLLVRAISQHDYPVIQGVMLVSTATVLVVGFLGDVAQRLVDPRLRLRSAS; via the coding sequence GTGAGTCGTTATCTCGTGCGGCGGACAGCGATCCTGATCGGGTCGCTGTTCCTCGCCGCGGTGGCCCTGTTCGTGCTGCTCCGGATGCTGCCCGGCAGCCCGGCGAACGCCCTGTTGCCGGTCGGCGCCACCGCTGAGCAGATCGAGGCGGCCCGCCGCCAGCTGGGCACCGACGGCCCCTGGCTGTCCCAGTTCCTGGACTGGCTGGGCGGCGTCGCCACCCTCGACCTCGGACACTCGCTGATCAGCACGCTCCCGGTCGGCCCGGAGATCTCCGCCCGGCTGCCGGTCACCGTCCCGCTCACCCTGACCGCGTTCGTGCTGGCCGTGCTGATCGCGGTGCCGGCCGGCGTGCTCGCCGCGACCCGGGCCGACCGCTGGTACGGCCCGGTGCTCAACGCGATCGCCCAGCTCGGCATCGCCGTCCCGGCGTTCTGGCTGGGCCTGCTGCTGATCACGGTGTTCGCGCTGAACCTGCGGGTCCTGCCGGCCGGTGGCTTCCCGCCGGACGGCTGGGCCGACTTCGGCACGGCCGTGGAGTCGCTGGTCCTGCCGGTGGTCACGGTCGCGCTGGTGATGTCCGCGTCGCTGATCCGGTACGTCCGGGCCGCCACCCTGGACGTGCTCGGCGCCGACTACCTGCGCACCGCCCGGGCGCTCGGCGCGACCGCGCGCGAGGCGTTCTGGCGGCACGGGCTGCGTAACGCGGCCGTGCCGGTGATCGCCGTGCTGGCCATGGAGCTGGCCACCACGTTCCTCGGCGCCGTGGTGGTGGAGAGCGTCTTCGCCCTGCCCGGCCTGGGCAGCCTGCTGGTCCGCGCGATCAGCCAGCACGACTACCCGGTGATCCAGGGCGTGATGCTGGTCAGCACGGCCACCGTGCTGGTCGTCGGGTTCCTCGGCGACGTGGCCCAGCGCCTGGTCGACCCCCGGCTGCGGTTGCGGAGCGCGTCGTGA
- a CDS encoding trypco2 family protein yields MADSPGLGLVEMLSALRSDLVAAMEAPDESGLRFPVDGVEVEVKVAVKKGVDGKAGVNFWVVQLGTTGKLSKEEVHTVTVKLGAPVDEKGDPIKVRQGFSQEP; encoded by the coding sequence ATGGCTGACTCCCCCGGACTTGGTCTCGTCGAGATGCTGTCAGCGTTGCGCAGCGACCTGGTGGCGGCAATGGAGGCACCGGACGAGAGCGGACTCCGGTTTCCGGTCGACGGCGTTGAGGTCGAGGTCAAGGTTGCCGTGAAGAAAGGCGTGGACGGCAAGGCCGGTGTCAACTTTTGGGTGGTGCAACTCGGCACGACGGGGAAACTCTCGAAAGAGGAGGTCCACACGGTGACCGTGAAGCTGGGGGCGCCCGTGGACGAGAAGGGTGACCCGATCAAGGTCCGTCAGGGCTTCTCGCAGGAGCCGTAA
- a CDS encoding ABC transporter substrate-binding protein yields the protein MRKILAAVTALSLAGLLAACGGGDDDTTSGAGSASATIRIGSVYEPQNLDNTAGGGQGVTEALNGNVYEGLFRLTDTGAVEPLLAQDQKVSDDGLTYTFTLRPNVKFHSGKALTSADVKASIEKVTAENSKSARKSNLKVIKSIATPDDATVVVTLSSRSISFVYNLSYVWIVNSAATDLTTTADGTGPYKLGEWKRGSTLSLTRFDGYWGTAAKNAGVVFHYYTDATALNNALLTNAVDVVTSEQSPDALTQFSSNAAYKVNDGRSTTKLLLAFNDKVAPFNNVAVRQAVSQAIDDKKLLNSVWGDYGTLIGSMVPPSDPWYEDLTSVNAYNVDSAKQLLTTAGFPNGFTFTLDTPNYDPHPTAATFLKSELAKIGVTVNINTITADEWYTKVYQKHDFAATLQEHVNDRDVVWYGNPDFYWGYDNKQVTAEIDQAEQAKTTDEQTALLKQANKTIAQEAASDWLYLYPQIVVASAKLSGYPVNGLNAQFFAYGISKS from the coding sequence GTGCGAAAGATCCTGGCAGCGGTCACCGCCCTGAGCCTGGCCGGCCTGCTGGCCGCCTGCGGCGGTGGCGACGACGACACCACGAGCGGCGCCGGCAGCGCGTCCGCGACGATCCGGATCGGCTCGGTCTACGAGCCGCAGAACCTGGACAACACCGCCGGCGGCGGCCAGGGCGTCACCGAGGCCCTCAACGGCAACGTGTACGAGGGCCTGTTCCGGCTCACCGACACCGGCGCCGTCGAGCCGCTGCTCGCCCAGGACCAGAAGGTCAGCGACGACGGCCTGACCTACACGTTCACCCTGCGGCCGAACGTCAAGTTCCACTCCGGCAAGGCGCTGACCTCGGCCGACGTCAAGGCCAGCATCGAGAAGGTGACCGCGGAGAACTCCAAGTCGGCCCGCAAGAGCAACCTCAAGGTGATCAAGTCGATCGCCACCCCGGACGACGCGACAGTGGTGGTCACGCTGTCCAGCCGGTCGATCTCGTTCGTCTACAACCTCAGCTACGTCTGGATCGTGAACTCGGCCGCGACCGACCTCACCACCACCGCGGACGGCACCGGCCCCTACAAGCTGGGCGAGTGGAAGCGCGGCTCGACGCTGAGCCTGACCCGCTTCGACGGATACTGGGGCACCGCGGCCAAGAACGCCGGCGTGGTCTTCCACTACTACACCGACGCGACCGCGCTGAACAACGCGCTGCTGACCAACGCGGTCGACGTGGTCACCAGCGAGCAGAGCCCGGACGCGCTCACCCAGTTCAGCAGCAACGCGGCCTACAAGGTCAACGACGGTAGGTCCACGACCAAGCTGCTGCTGGCCTTCAACGACAAGGTCGCGCCGTTCAACAACGTGGCCGTGCGCCAGGCGGTCAGCCAGGCGATCGACGACAAGAAGCTGCTCAACTCGGTCTGGGGCGATTACGGCACCCTGATCGGCTCGATGGTCCCGCCCAGCGACCCCTGGTACGAGGACCTGACCTCGGTCAACGCCTACAACGTGGACAGTGCCAAGCAGCTGCTGACCACGGCCGGCTTCCCGAACGGCTTCACGTTCACCCTGGACACGCCGAACTACGACCCGCACCCGACCGCGGCCACGTTCCTCAAGTCCGAGCTGGCCAAGATCGGCGTCACGGTGAACATCAACACGATCACGGCCGACGAGTGGTACACCAAGGTCTACCAGAAGCACGACTTCGCGGCGACGCTGCAGGAGCACGTCAACGACCGGGACGTGGTCTGGTACGGCAACCCCGACTTCTACTGGGGCTACGACAACAAGCAGGTCACCGCCGAGATCGACCAGGCCGAGCAGGCGAAGACCACCGACGAGCAGACCGCGCTGCTCAAGCAGGCCAACAAGACCATCGCCCAGGAGGCGGCCAGCGACTGGCTCTACCTCTACCCGCAGATCGTCGTCGCCTCGGCGAAGCTCTCCGGATATCCGGTCAACGGCCTCAATGCACAATTCTTCGCGTACGGCATCAGCAAGAGCTGA
- a CDS encoding helix-turn-helix domain-containing protein, with protein sequence MEYVSRTPGPPLDGLIDDLYYLEGTPPYSRLMLPAAPAPLLIVNLGAPFLIRAGTAVDAVEYADGCVVTTPTRAWEFSYPTPTRSVGVHFRPWGLAPFLPMPAAELCDRPATVEQIWGRPAVAALRHRLTSADAPHDMLRSLEEELARRLRVIDGLDLVRQLSSAVAATGGTVPISDIGVAARASSTYVAKRFKAVVGVTPKRLARSYRFSSAVLALDVAAPIDWGDVAAGAGYFDQAHFVREFREFTGLTPTRYAEVRRRFLRDHPDHVLDGWPLPAD encoded by the coding sequence GTGGAGTACGTATCCAGAACGCCCGGTCCACCGCTGGACGGGCTGATCGACGACCTCTACTACCTGGAGGGCACCCCGCCGTACTCCCGGTTGATGCTGCCGGCGGCGCCGGCGCCATTGCTCATCGTCAACCTCGGGGCGCCGTTTCTCATCCGTGCGGGCACCGCCGTGGACGCCGTGGAGTACGCCGACGGCTGCGTGGTCACCACGCCCACGCGTGCGTGGGAGTTCAGCTACCCGACCCCGACCCGGTCCGTGGGCGTCCACTTCAGGCCGTGGGGTCTGGCACCGTTCCTGCCGATGCCCGCGGCCGAGTTGTGCGACCGGCCTGCGACGGTGGAGCAGATCTGGGGCCGGCCCGCCGTCGCCGCCTTGCGACACCGGCTGACCTCGGCGGACGCACCGCACGACATGCTGAGGTCGCTCGAGGAGGAACTGGCGCGACGGCTGCGGGTGATCGACGGTCTTGACCTGGTCCGCCAATTGAGCAGCGCCGTCGCGGCGACAGGCGGGACGGTGCCGATCAGCGACATCGGTGTGGCGGCCCGTGCCAGCAGCACGTATGTGGCCAAGCGGTTCAAGGCCGTGGTCGGTGTCACGCCGAAACGGCTGGCTCGCAGCTACCGCTTCAGCTCCGCCGTGCTGGCGCTCGACGTGGCCGCACCGATCGACTGGGGCGACGTCGCCGCCGGCGCGGGCTACTTCGACCAGGCCCACTTCGTGCGCGAGTTCCGGGAGTTCACCGGGCTCACGCCGACCCGGTACGCCGAGGTCCGGCGACGATTCCTGCGCGATCATCCCGACCACGTCCTGGACGGCTGGCCGCTCCCGGCCGATTGA
- a CDS encoding DUF1684 domain-containing protein has translation MTQDLAAREHATWQETRRRAVTAPTGNLALVETRWGADDPDAALAGQPATVTATRLRRWNPLTSSAEQGVRLWDAASPAVRAFERIDTFAYDPAWVLEARYAEVADDRKVPFAHAQDAGFTRDLPVPGDLHLSLDGRDYTLSAFDDDGTLLLVFGDPTNFTVTYGAGRFLFVEREAGSDRVVLDFNRAFVPPCGFSSHYNCPLPPPQNRLAVPVEAGEKLPVFRTELEK, from the coding sequence ATGACGCAGGATCTGGCGGCGCGCGAGCACGCCACCTGGCAGGAGACCCGCCGGCGCGCGGTGACCGCGCCCACCGGCAACCTGGCGCTGGTCGAGACGCGCTGGGGCGCCGACGACCCGGACGCCGCGCTGGCCGGGCAGCCGGCCACCGTGACCGCCACCCGGCTGCGCCGGTGGAACCCGCTGACCAGCAGCGCCGAGCAGGGCGTCCGGCTGTGGGACGCGGCCTCGCCGGCGGTGCGGGCGTTCGAGCGGATCGACACCTTCGCCTACGACCCGGCCTGGGTGCTGGAGGCCCGCTACGCCGAGGTCGCCGACGACCGCAAGGTGCCGTTCGCGCACGCCCAGGACGCCGGGTTCACCCGGGACCTGCCCGTCCCCGGTGACCTGCACCTGAGCCTGGACGGGCGGGACTACACGCTGAGCGCGTTCGACGACGACGGCACGCTGCTGCTGGTGTTCGGCGACCCGACCAACTTCACCGTGACGTACGGCGCCGGAAGGTTCCTGTTCGTCGAGCGCGAGGCGGGCAGCGATCGCGTCGTCCTCGACTTCAACCGGGCGTTCGTGCCGCCGTGCGGCTTCTCGTCGCACTACAACTGCCCGCTGCCGCCGCCGCAGAACCGCCTCGCCGTGCCGGTCGAGGCCGGCGAGAAGCTTCCCGTGTTCCGAACCGAGCTGGAGAAATAG